A region of Ornithorhynchus anatinus isolate Pmale09 chromosome 5, mOrnAna1.pri.v4, whole genome shotgun sequence DNA encodes the following proteins:
- the LOC114812188 gene encoding proline-rich protein 2, translated as MSAPAQADPQPPCGARPAPPPARGLIATPTSGPAPRPDTPPAGRIANRRPRPLPGHAPRPDTPPAGHIASRGHAPRIGHAPGRTPPIAGHAPHFRPRPLQATPPPPSTSHAPGRRHRQSQATPSRQATPPRSDTPPAGHIASRGHAPRIGHAPGRTPPIAGHAPTAGHAPYRLRRRRRPLATPPAGGTANRRPRPLGRPRPLVRTRPLQATSPPVATPPE; from the exons ATGTCGGCCCCGGCCCAGGCAGACCCGCAGCCGCCCTGCGGGGcccgcccggctccgccccccgcaCGGGGGCTAAT AGCCACGCCcacctctggccccgcccctcgtccggACACGCCCCCTGCAGGACGCATCGCCAAccgcaggccacgccccctccctggCCACGCCCCTCGTCCGGACACGCCCCCTGCAGGCCACATCGCCTCCCGTGGCCACGCCCCCCGAATAGGCCACGCCCCCGGCAGGACGCCGCCAATCGCAGGCCACGCCCCCCACTTCAGGCCACGCCCCCTACAGGctacgccgccgccgccgtccacTAGCCACGCCCCCGGCAGGAGGCACCGCCAATCGCAGGCCACGCCCTCTcggcaggccacgccccctcgttCGGACACGCCCCCTGCAGGCCACATCGCCTCCCGTGGCCACGCCCCCCGAATAGGCCACGCCCCCGGCAGGACGCCGCCAATCGCAGGCCACGCCCCCACTGCAGGCCACGCCCCCTACAGGCTACGCCGCCGCCGTCGTCCACTAGCCACGCCCCCGGCAGGAGGCACCGCCAATCGCAGGCCACGCCCTCTcggcaggccacgccccctcgtcCGGACACGCCCCCTGCAGGCCACATCGCCTCCCGTGGCCACGCCCCCCGAATAG